In Sciurus carolinensis chromosome 13, mSciCar1.2, whole genome shotgun sequence, a genomic segment contains:
- the Msgn1 gene encoding mesogenin-1, which yields MDNLQETFLSLEDGLGSSDSPSLLSSWDWKNRARPFELGQASPSQSLSPVPSLESYSSSPCPAGAGLPCGHVGASNGGSNDCSNHGAGGLVEVDYNMLAFQPAYLQAAGGPKAQKGPKVKMSVQRRRKASEREKLRMRTLADALHTLRNYLPPVYSQRGQPLTKIQTLKYTIKYISELTDLLNSGREPRPQSV from the coding sequence ATGGACAACCTGCAGGAGACCTTCCTGAGCCTGGAGGATGGCCTGGGCTCCTCTGACAGCCCCAGCCTGCTGTCCTCCTGGGACTGGAAAAACAGGGCGAGGCCCTTTGAGCTGGGTCAGGCCTCCCCCTCCCAGAGCCTTTCTCCAGTTCCGTCACTGGAGTCCTATTCTTCTTCTCCCTGTCCAGCTGGGGCTGGGCTCCCCTGTGGGCATGTTGGGGCCAGCAATGGGGGCAGCAACGACTGTAGCAACCATGGGGCCGGTGGCCTAGTAGAGGTGGACTATAATATGTTAGCTTTCCAACCTGCCTACCTACAGGCTGCTGGTGGCCCCAAGGCCCAGAAGGGCCCCAAAGTCAAGATGTCTGTGCAGCGGAGACGGAAGGCCAGCGAGAGGGAGAAGCTCAGAATGAGGACCTTGGCTGATGCCCTGCACACCCTGCGGAATTACCTGCCACCTGTCTACAGCCAGCGAGGCCAACCCCTTACCAAGATCCAGACACTCAAGTACACCATCAAGTACATCAGTGAGCTCACGGACCTCCTCAACAGCGGCAGGGAGCCCAGGCCCCAGAGCGTGTGA